The genome window GGTGCCCTGCGCACTTGGTACAAGAACGTGCTGAAGGCGGACTGGCAGAACTTCGCGGACGTGCGCCGGTCTTACGCCAGTGCCGACCTGGTGGGAGACTGCGTCGTTTTCAACATCGGTGGGAACAAGTACCGGCTCGTCGTGAAGATCAACTACGCCACTCACAAGGTGTTCATCGCGAATACGACAAAGGCAGATGGAAACAGGATTGCGGTTGCTTCTAGGGATGGGAACATTTGGGAGCTAGTTGCATGGTCCGCTCAACGAAGAAGACTCGCCGCGTCCCTGACACTTACTTGCAGTTGGTCAACGAATTTCCGCTCAAGTCGATTCACAGCGACAAGGATCTGGCGGCGGCCCAAAAGATGATCGCTAAGTTGCTGCGGCGTGGGCCGCTCGACCCAGGCGCCGAAGATTATCTCGACGCGCTCAGCGACCTGGTGCTCATCTATGAAGATGAGCATATCAAGTTCGACGATCCGAGCGACGCGGAAATGCTCGGTCACCTCATGGAAGCCAAGGGGGTCAACCAGGTCCAACTGGCAAAGGATACGGGCCTTGGAAAATCGACGATCTCCGAGATCCTCGCCGGAAAGCGAAAACTGACCAGAAAGAACGTCGCCAAATTGTGCGCCTATTTTGGAGTCGTGCAGGGGGTATTTTCGCTTGATCTCGACTCGTAGGTCAGGTACCCCGTACCTGACAAAGCTCGACGTGGCAACTCGAAAGAGTGTCAGGTACAGGGTGCCTGACCTACAAAATCTCACATGTCACGCAAGAGCAGGCGGCAACGGTCAGACAAATCCGCCCGGAGAGCCACAAGGCTGTCGCGATCGATCGCACCGGGGGCTCCATCGGCGCACGGTGTACTAGCTCGTCATGCGAGGACTGGTCGTGTCGCCCGTTGTCGCCGACGGCGAACAATTTCGGCAACGATGAGCATCGGCACTGCGGTGAAGACTACGGCCACGGTCGCCGGCTCCGGCACGGCTTCATAGATGACCAGGGTGTCATTTGAGCCCCAGTTCGCACCGCTCAGCGCGAGTACCTGCGTCATGCCCGTCCCGTCGGTGTTGGCGCGGTAGACGCCGAACTGACTCATCCAGTACATCTGTCCGTCGAACAGCTCAATGTCGCGTGGCATGTGGTCGAGAGACAACAGCAGTTCCTGCCCCGAGCCATCCAGGTTGGACCGGAAAATCTGATGAGTGGCGGCGTCGGTGTAATACAGC of Pirellulales bacterium contains these proteins:
- a CDS encoding type II toxin-antitoxin system HigB family toxin, producing MRILSKAALRAFWETADGRDAEGALRTWYKNVLKADWQNFADVRRSYASADLVGDCVVFNIGGNKYRLVVKINYATHKVFIANTTKADGNRIAVASRDGNIWELVAWSAQRRRLAASLTLTCSWSTNFRSSRFTATRIWRRPKR
- a CDS encoding helix-turn-helix transcriptional regulator, which gives rise to MIAKLLRRGPLDPGAEDYLDALSDLVLIYEDEHIKFDDPSDAEMLGHLMEAKGVNQVQLAKDTGLGKSTISEILAGKRKLTRKNVAKLCAYFGVVQGVFSLDLDS